A window from Zingiber officinale cultivar Zhangliang chromosome 7A, Zo_v1.1, whole genome shotgun sequence encodes these proteins:
- the LOC121999626 gene encoding peroxisomal and mitochondrial division factor 2-like: protein MAVASPPMGHPPFETNGKMMNWVEQIAFSNRLAELEDELKKLKAAGDSRQSTATLEKAKRLLEAERGKTSVLTSEVARLEALVKQRDKEVKTATARKLKAIDDMDLMKVENRRLEQRVKELDASLTAEREGRSADRTKAEGALQDLQAALDASQTALKDYHDGEPSLSAEVRKAFVRLDEFGEKFTDKLSLTFEEAIKVAVDYMKNKGHAPADLSVPAEDLGP from the exons atggcggtggcatcacctccgatgggacatcCGCCGTTTGAAACGAACGGCAAGATGAtg aactgggtggagcagattgccttCAGCAATCGCCTGGCCGAACTGGAGGATGAACTAAAGAAGCTCAAGGCTGCGGGGGACAGCAGACAATCGACGGccactctggagaaggccaaaaggttGCTGGAAGCTGAGCGGGGTAAGACTTCCGTCTTGACAAGCGAGGTTGCCCGCCTCGAAGCCTTAGTCAAGCAGCGGGATAAAGAAGTAAAGACCGCGACCGCTCGGAAGCTCAAGGCCATTGatgatatggacttgatgaaggtgGAGAATCGGAGGCTGGAACAACGAGTGAAGGAGCTAGACGCCTCACTAACTGCCGAGCGGGAGGGTCGCTCCGCCGATCGGACCAAAGCAGAAGGAGCCTTGCAAGATCTTCAGGCTGCCCTGGATGCTTCCCAGACCGCTCTCAAGGATTATCACGATGGAGAGCCCAGTCTATCGGCGGAGGTACGCAAAGCCTTCGTCCGCTTGGACGAGTTTGGCGAGAAATTTACCGACAAGCTCTCCTTGACTTTTGAGGAGGCAATCAAAGTGGCGGTGGACTACATGAAGAACAAAGGCCATGCTCCTGCTGATCTGTCCGTCCCTGCGGAAGACCTGGgaccatga